In a single window of the Zea mays cultivar B73 chromosome 5, Zm-B73-REFERENCE-NAM-5.0, whole genome shotgun sequence genome:
- the LOC109939829 gene encoding serine/threonine protein phosphatase 2A 55 kDa regulatory subunit B beta isoform, which produces MSGYFNEVSTVAFQLGNRIKERGGRLIDVDALHEKLLQVIKLYLMHYALASVYENQVAHACRKDAEKADHSISRHPEFRYKTEFQSHEPEFDYLKSLEIEEKINQIKWCQAANGALYLLSTNDKTIKFWKVQEKKVKKLSEMNLDRSAAPANGSPGGVGYLSPSLSNGNALKPGRLPLLRLPVVTSQETSLATSCRRVYAHAHDYHINSISNNRSCTYIHLNVS; this is translated from the exons ATGTCCGGATACTTCAACGAAGTATCCACAGTTGCTTTCCAGCTTGGGAATCGAATCAAAG AGAGAGGTGGCCGActgattgatgttgatgctttacATGAAAAACTTCTCCAG GTTATCAAATTATATTTGATGCACTATGCACTGGCATCTGTTTATGAGAATCAGGTTGCT catgctTGTAGAAAAGATGCTGAGAAAGCTGATCATTCTATCAGCAGGCATCCTGAATTTCGCTACAAAACTGAGTTTCAAAGCCACGAACCAGAG TTTGATTATCTTAAGAGCTTGGAAATTGAAGAGAAGATTAACCAAATAAAATGGTGTCAAGCAGCAAATGGTGCATTGTATCTTCTATCCACAAATGACAAAACGATAAAGTTTTGGAAG GTCCAAGAAAAGAAGGTAAAAAAGCTATCTGAGATGAATTTGGACCGTTCAGCTGCTCCTGCAAATGGTAGTCCTGGTGGCGTGGGATATCTGAGCCCATCTCTCTCAAATGGCAATGCTCTAAAACCTGGCAGGCTTCCTTTGCTTCGCCTGCCTGTG GTTACAAGCCAAGAAACAAGTCTTGCCACAAGTTGCCGAAGAGTATATGCTCATGCACATGATTACCATATAAATTCGATATCAAATAACAGGTCCTGCACATATATTCATTTGAATGTATCATAG
- the LOC103634559 gene encoding uncharacterized protein, producing MHNVWFGLNPGAFNFRHLNGTMELYFTHQTVVEPYAVPVQMPPFPKHIFLNLDDIAELPNRTLVDIMAIVVHLDTIHRTMWGTFRKIVIMDARWSLHTIKVWGDLLNKNALRWALANENYSIIIGTMFRRFRKQECLESTDHTTIHFKPFHHNTHYFEPIQKALVARNDRQFAVRYLDEQRRR from the exons ATGCACAACGTATGGTTTGGTCTTAATCCGGGTGCATTTAATTTTCGACATCTAAATGGTACCATGGAGTTGTATTTCACCCACCAAACTGTCGTAGAGCCATACGCTGTCCCAGTTCAAATGCCGCCATTTCCAAAACATATATTCTTGAACCTTGATGATATTGCCGAGCTGCCAAACAGGACTTTAGTTG ACATTATGGCTATTGTAGTCCACTTGGATACAATCCATCGCACAATGTGGGGTACATTCAGGAAGATTGTTATAATGGATGCtag GTGGTCTTTACATACCATTAAAGTTTGGGGCGATTTACTAAACAAAAATGCACTACGCTGGGCGTTGGCTAATGAGAATTATAGCATCATAATTGGGACCATGTTTCGGCGGTTCAGAAAACAAG AGTGTCTCGAATCAACTGACCATACAACAATACACTTCAAACCGTTCCATCACAACACCCATTATTTTGAAC CAATTCAAAAGGCTTTGGTGGCGCGAAACGATCGTCAGTTTGCTGTTAGATATCTTGACGAACAAAGGCGTAGATAG